The Bacillus sp. NEB1478 genome contains the following window.
AGACAACATTAAACCTATTCCGAAGTCTTCAACAACCACCTACAAACCTAATTGACTATGAGAAGCATCTTCCTCGAACTGCAGGAATCATTGCCATCGGACGTGTATTGGAATTCGTTAGAAAACACGGTACTCAAATACATGTGCTCCATGTTTCTTCAGCTGAGGAAGCAGAGCTCCTCGAGCTTGCGTCCCTTGCGGGTTACCCTGTAACTTATGAAACAACTCCACATCAACTATGGTTCAATGCTGATGAGAGCGTACATCTCGGCTCGAGAGCGAAGCTTAGTCCGGCGATAAGGAAAAAAGAGGACCAGTTTAGGTTGTGGAATTCTTTAATAAAAGGACATATGACTTCTGTGGGTAGTGATCATGCTCCTCATACAGCTGAAGAAAAAAATCAAGCATTTGAAAAATGCCCACCAGGACTACCTGGTGTACAAGAAATGCTTCCTGTTTTGGTAACGGGGCTATTGAAAAATTTCCCATCATTTACACACGATGAAATTATGTGCAAAGTCGCAACAGTCCTAGCTTCAAGTCCAGCCGATCTTTTCAGAATTGATCACATTAAAGGACGACTTGCGGAAGGCTTGGATGCTGACATTGTCCTAATGGATTTAAATAATGAGTGGAAAGTTAAAGTCCAGGACCTATATGGACTTTGCCGATGGTCAGCTTATGAAGGAGAAGTGTTAAAAGGAAAACCCCATATGACGATTCGAGGAGGACAAATTGTTTATGACAATGGAAGATTTGGGAATCCAGATGGGAAAATGGTGAAATTTAAGGGGAAATCATTTCCGCGTTTTGTGGACTTGACATATAGTCCTTTCCATAGAATTTACGCTAAAGCGAGCAATAGCATTAAACCCTAACAGAAGATACAAAGCAAAACTGATAAATATTGAATGGGTTGTTTTTAGTAGAAGAAGCAATTAAACCGGTTAAGTTAATAGCACCCCCAAAAAACGTCCTAATTCTAGATGGACGTTTTTTATCGTGTAGTTATATAAAATTTTTATTCAATCCGCTAAAAGGGAGATTTGTTATTATTTGGTTATTTGAGCACTCAAATTTATCTATGTACTCTATTAAGATACTTTTAATCCTTTACACTTAAATCAGTTATTTTTGGTAGGTAAATAGGTTCAATAATAATCCTTAGTAAAGAGTTACACTGCGATTTAATGAACGACTATTTAATTTTTTTCTTAATGAAATTTTGCAATTTGATTAGTTTTTGCATATGCATTTTCTGATTGAATCAGGATGATGGTAAGTATTACTCCTATAAAAGCTAATCCGCTAAAGAATAGGTAAACGACATTGATACTATAGAACTCATAAAGGTATCCGCCGATGAACGTACAAAACCAGTTACCAATGCCATTTCCGACAGCAGCATAAAATGTGACGGCTGTTGCTTCCATGTTGAGTGGTGCTATTTGTTTAATATACTGAAGGCCAGCGGGAATGAATAAACCAACTGAGAACCCTTGAATGACAGTAGAGAGATAAATAATTGTCATATTTGGTTCAAAGTAATACAAAATCCACCTTCCGAGTGATGCTATGCCGGCGAGTAGTATGACAGATAAGATCCCATAACGCTGAATCCAACGACCAGACATTCTCATGAAGGGAATCTCCATACAAACTGCCAACATAAATGCAATTCCAATACCAGCGTATCGGCCGCCGCTATCTTCTACCAATAAGCCAAAGTATGTATTATTTGAAAGGTTGGGGGCAAAAATCATAAAAGTAATTGCCAAAAAGAGAATATACTTCTTGTAGATAAATAATTTTTTAACTCCCTCTCTTAGATTTACTTTTGATATTTGTCGTTCTTTTGGCGCGAGCCATGATAAAACGGATGCAACTAATAACGCTAGTAAAAAAGAATAAAAAATAACTTTAGGTCCCAAGTTGGATTCAGAGAGTTTCCCCATCACAAATACGGCAAGACCAAAACCTAATGAACCAAATAATCTTATGTTTCCGTAGCTATAATTTATTTTGCCTGTGTACTTTAATGTAATGCTGTCTGATACCGGGATGATTGCACTCTGAAATATAGCTATTGCAATAGCTGTTGCAATAAACCAATTTAACTGGTCAAATACTAGGTAGCCAATTCCTGCTACTCCAGTAAACAGAACGGTAATGGTTAATACTTTCGTTGGTTCTTGTGTATAGTCACAGATCATTCCCCATATTGGCTGTAAGAAAATCATGATGATTGGACCAAGCGACATTATCAAGCCAATTTGAGATCCGTTTAAGTTTTCTACCTTACTTAAATAAACACTTAGTAATGGAAAAAGGCTTCCTACACCAAAAAAAGCAAATAAATAAAATCCCTGCAGTGTCATGATCTGACGTTTTTCACGTTGCATTATTTTCCCTCCTCAAGTTGAGATAATCTTTATTCTATGCCGATTCTGTTAATAGTCAACGCTATTTACCCCTGTAAATAACATGTTAACTCTCCTTACTGGTTACTCACTTCTTTCGGTATCATATACTGATTGTGAGAACAGCAATCATGAGGAGGAAAGAAGATGGAAATATCCGTAAGTAAGTTAACTAGAGGTGCTGTAATTCGAAAAAATGAATTTATTTGGGAAAAAAACGGTCCGTTTTCCTTGGCGCATCCAATCCGTAAAGAATTGGGATCTATAAATATTACTGGAGTTGTTGTGGACATTCCTAGAGGAGAAATATGGAGATGCTGCGAGATGGCAAAGAATCAAGAAGTAATAGTGGTGATTTTTAGCGGCGGTGGTAAAGCCACAATCGGTGATGTGAGTCAAACCGTTGAGAAACATGCTTCGCTTTATGCTCCAACAGGACTTGCTTATTCGATTGAAGCGACAGAGGACACACGTATTTATATCTGGCAGAGTGACTTACTACAGGGTAGTACAACGTCTATTTCTCCTCGTCATTTTAATCATTTGTTTAACAATGAAACGATTTTTGAAGGATTCATGGGTACTGATCCAACCCAAACAAATAACGCTCCTGCTAACATGAACTTCTTATTCTGGCCAGGTACTGGTTGTGCACATCTTAGTCTGCATTGTGGCATTCAAGAACCCGGACAAAATTTTGGGGTGCATTCCCATCCAATTTCTGAAGAACTATTCATAGGCGTTGAGGGTAAAGGGCAAGTTCACCTCGACGGTAAATGGATTGATTTCGAAGAAGGAGATATTCTTTATTCACCAGAGAATATTTACCATGGGACTAGAAACCCTGACCAGGGACCGAATGCGAAACGTTTTGTTACTTGTGGTGGTCCAGTTCCATTCGACGTTAATTTTTACACACTTGCTGGTTTATCACCAGAAGTCAAATAAAGGAGTGAGATGAAATGGAAAACTTAAAAAAACAAATTAACTATTCAAAAGAAGTTATGGATGCAATAGTTAACAACAGACCGATTGTAGCACTAGAATCTACCCTTATTTCTCACGGTATGCCTTATCCGCAAAACAAAGAAACAGCATTAGCTGTTGAAAATATTGTAAGGGAGCACGGAGCAGTACCAGCAACCATTGCCATCATAGAAGGTGAGATTAAAATTGGGTTGACTGAAGAAGAAATCGAACTCCTGGCAACATCGGATGATGTCATTAAAGTCAGCCGCCGGGACCTTCCGTTTGTTGTTTCCCAAAAGAAAAATGGCGGTACAACTGTTGCGTCTTCTATGATTCTAGCAGAGCTTGCTGGAATTCAAGTATTTGTTACAGGTGGGATCGGTGGGGTCCACCGAGAAGCCCAAATCACAATGGACATATCAGCAGATCTAGAAGAATTAGCAAATACCAGTGTCGCGGTGGTGACTTCTGGACCTAAATCCATTCTAGATCTAGGTTTGACGCTAGAATATCTAGAAACAAAGGGTGTTCCTGTACTCGGATTTCAAACCGATGACTTTCCAGCGTTCTTTGCAAGAAAGAGCGGCT
Protein-coding sequences here:
- a CDS encoding dihydroorotase family protein, with translation MIFDLIIFNGRLVFPDNVFIGGVAVNNGKIEKIFQHKDNLSGIKEIDAKGSYILPGLIDSHVHFRTPGLTHKETWKTGSQAAVAGGVTTVLDMPNTSPYTTSMAQINDKENNIIGQSLVDFGFHFGVEPKNVSRLNEVDIKSVASVKVFLTGHHTAKNVISDQYELDEIFRIAADKNILLTLHAEDETTLNLFRSLQQPPTNLIDYEKHLPRTAGIIAIGRVLEFVRKHGTQIHVLHVSSAEEAELLELASLAGYPVTYETTPHQLWFNADESVHLGSRAKLSPAIRKKEDQFRLWNSLIKGHMTSVGSDHAPHTAEEKNQAFEKCPPGLPGVQEMLPVLVTGLLKNFPSFTHDEIMCKVATVLASSPADLFRIDHIKGRLAEGLDADIVLMDLNNEWKVKVQDLYGLCRWSAYEGEVLKGKPHMTIRGGQIVYDNGRFGNPDGKMVKFKGKSFPRFVDLTYSPFHRIYAKASNSIKP
- a CDS encoding MFS transporter, which produces MQREKRQIMTLQGFYLFAFFGVGSLFPLLSVYLSKVENLNGSQIGLIMSLGPIIMIFLQPIWGMICDYTQEPTKVLTITVLFTGVAGIGYLVFDQLNWFIATAIAIAIFQSAIIPVSDSITLKYTGKINYSYGNIRLFGSLGFGLAVFVMGKLSESNLGPKVIFYSFLLALLVASVLSWLAPKERQISKVNLREGVKKLFIYKKYILFLAITFMIFAPNLSNNTYFGLLVEDSGGRYAGIGIAFMLAVCMEIPFMRMSGRWIQRYGILSVILLAGIASLGRWILYYFEPNMTIIYLSTVIQGFSVGLFIPAGLQYIKQIAPLNMEATAVTFYAAVGNGIGNWFCTFIGGYLYEFYSINVVYLFFSGLAFIGVILTIILIQSENAYAKTNQIAKFH
- a CDS encoding cupin domain-containing protein; its protein translation is MEISVSKLTRGAVIRKNEFIWEKNGPFSLAHPIRKELGSINITGVVVDIPRGEIWRCCEMAKNQEVIVVIFSGGGKATIGDVSQTVEKHASLYAPTGLAYSIEATEDTRIYIWQSDLLQGSTTSISPRHFNHLFNNETIFEGFMGTDPTQTNNAPANMNFLFWPGTGCAHLSLHCGIQEPGQNFGVHSHPISEELFIGVEGKGQVHLDGKWIDFEEGDILYSPENIYHGTRNPDQGPNAKRFVTCGGPVPFDVNFYTLAGLSPEVK
- a CDS encoding pseudouridine-5'-phosphate glycosidase; protein product: MENLKKQINYSKEVMDAIVNNRPIVALESTLISHGMPYPQNKETALAVENIVREHGAVPATIAIIEGEIKIGLTEEEIELLATSDDVIKVSRRDLPFVVSQKKNGGTTVASSMILAELAGIQVFVTGGIGGVHREAQITMDISADLEELANTSVAVVTSGPKSILDLGLTLEYLETKGVPVLGFQTDDFPAFFARKSGFKVDSRIDSAAETANLLFTKWHTLHMDGSVLINNPVPAEFALEESFIESIIEKALSEAKKENITGKAVTPFLLKRVKEYTEGKSLVAAIELVKDNARVGAQVASELQQLKNCTLELV